In Cyanobium sp. AMD-g, one genomic interval encodes:
- a CDS encoding branched-chain amino acid transaminase, which produces MHQFLPYAWFGGQCVPFAEATLSVATHALHYGTGAFGGMRALPNPADNNEILLFRADRHARRLSQSARLLLTELAEETIQSAITAFLQANRPTCPIYLRPFVYTSDLGIAPRLHNIQTDFLIYGIEMGDYLSPEGVSCRISSWCRQEDRSLPLRGKISGAYITSSLAKTEAVKSGFDEALLLNSRGKVSEASGMNLFIVRDGVLITPGVDQDILEGITRASIMELARSMDIPVLERAVDKTELMIADEVFLSGTAARVTPVRRIESTDLSSHRPVMERLRDRLTAITEGRDSSYDHWVTRIRLDA; this is translated from the coding sequence ATGCACCAGTTCCTGCCCTATGCCTGGTTTGGCGGACAGTGCGTCCCCTTTGCTGAAGCCACCCTGTCGGTGGCCACCCACGCACTGCATTACGGCACAGGCGCCTTCGGTGGCATGCGGGCCCTGCCCAATCCCGCCGACAACAACGAGATCCTGCTCTTCCGCGCCGACCGCCACGCCCGCCGCCTCAGCCAGAGCGCCCGTCTGTTGCTGACCGAGCTGGCCGAGGAGACGATCCAGAGCGCCATCACGGCCTTTCTGCAGGCCAACCGACCCACCTGCCCGATCTACCTGCGGCCTTTCGTCTACACGAGCGACCTCGGCATCGCCCCGCGCCTGCACAACATCCAGACCGACTTCCTCATCTACGGCATCGAGATGGGCGACTATCTCTCCCCCGAGGGTGTCAGCTGCCGGATCAGCAGCTGGTGCCGCCAGGAAGATCGCTCCCTGCCCCTGAGGGGCAAGATCAGTGGCGCCTACATCACCAGCTCGTTGGCCAAGACCGAAGCGGTCAAGAGCGGCTTCGACGAGGCCCTGCTGCTCAACAGCCGCGGCAAGGTGAGTGAGGCCAGCGGCATGAACCTGTTCATCGTGCGGGACGGCGTGCTGATCACCCCCGGCGTCGATCAGGACATCCTCGAGGGCATCACCCGCGCCAGCATCATGGAACTGGCGCGATCGATGGACATCCCTGTCCTGGAGCGGGCGGTCGACAAGACCGAGCTGATGATCGCCGACGAGGTGTTTCTCAGCGGCACCGCCGCCAGGGTGACCCCGGTGCGGCGGATCGAATCCACCGATCTCTCCAGCCACCGTCCCGTGATGGAGCGCCTCCGCGACCGCCTCACGGCGATCACGGAGGGCCGCGATTCTTCCTATGACCACTGGGTCACCCGCATCCGCCTCGACGCCTGA
- a CDS encoding PHP domain-containing protein yields the protein MLRPEALAHPLTPVLRQVRADSCPERLNFHCHTICSDGSFHPEQLAAEALAIGLEHLAVTDHHALAAHGAIASAFEAHRRRGEPAPVLWRGVEISCLLEGCLVHVLGLGFAEEHPSLHPYLQGTSVVGPALRAEAVVAAIQAAAGLALLAHPARYRLPHQRLIAAAADLGFDGAEVWYDYAMRPRWQPTELVCEAIAADLEQRGLLMSCGTDTHGLVLHGR from the coding sequence GTGCTGCGGCCTGAAGCCCTCGCCCATCCGCTCACGCCGGTGCTGCGGCAGGTGCGGGCCGACAGCTGCCCGGAGCGGCTCAACTTCCACTGCCACACCATCTGCAGCGATGGCAGCTTCCACCCCGAGCAGCTGGCGGCCGAGGCCCTGGCCATCGGTCTGGAGCACCTGGCCGTCACCGATCACCACGCCCTGGCGGCCCACGGGGCCATCGCTTCCGCCTTCGAGGCACACAGACGGCGGGGCGAGCCGGCCCCCGTCCTCTGGCGCGGCGTCGAGATCAGCTGCCTTCTGGAGGGTTGCCTGGTCCACGTCCTGGGGCTGGGTTTCGCCGAGGAGCACCCCTCCCTTCATCCCTACCTTCAGGGCACATCCGTGGTAGGGCCGGCCCTGCGGGCCGAGGCGGTGGTGGCGGCGATCCAGGCCGCCGCAGGCCTGGCGCTGCTGGCCCACCCCGCCCGCTACCGCCTGCCCCACCAGCGCCTGATCGCAGCGGCGGCGGATCTGGGCTTCGACGGGGCCGAAGTCTGGTACGACTACGCCATGCGGCCCCGCTGGCAACCCACCGAGCTGGTGTGCGAGGCGATCGCGGCGGATCTGGAGCAGCGCGGCCTTCTGATGAGTTGTGGTACGGATACCCATGGGCTGGTGCTCCACGGCCGCTAG
- the cobN gene encoding cobaltochelatase subunit CobN gives MHRLASIPGDRTADDGALFVEQPPAPVVLLSSADTDLLAVSQLLASEPELLPAELRALNLAALQHPAVIDHYVATTLASTRLVVVRLLGGRGHWSYGLECLRHWVEGGEGRQLLVLAGTAEEEQALAGLGSLDGPLALACAACLREGGAANLRLLLQTLAALLAGSRPEPPCPMPAADPLPHDWRDEPGSRVGLILYRALWQAGDLAVMEALLEALRQRGLSPRALWVSSLRDGAVQRGVADLLGREQVQAVLCGTGFASVSFEEAGLGAPLWERLGVPVLQVLCSGRSREAWQQSSIGLAPLDLSLQVALPELDGRLTTRVGAFKERSSTSDALATALHRYEPDRERLDWIAQLTAAWTDLRLTPAPKRRVALVLANYPNRNSRLANGVGLDTPASAALMLGWLAEAGYDLGAADDLPADGDALIHRLLEGRSNDPESGHRPPLTHLPLATYLGWYATLPAEGRQRLEAVWGPPDTDAGLERLTGGPAFPVRGLRFGRVLLLIQPERGYDRDPSLSYHSPDLPPTHAYLAQYLWLRQSFGAQVVVHVGKHGNLEWLPGKGLGLSQDCFPEWALGPLPHLYPFIVNDPGEGSQAKRRAQAVILDHLTPPLGRAGLHGDLQALEALLDEYWEARQLGSARAPLLRERLGTLLEQLQLPAMALVDLEARLEAADGYLCELKEAQIRLGLHTFGTLPAPAKLAELLLCLARAPQAGVPGLTQAIALDLGLDLDPWSDPEEAPLSAADRGRLTAPGEGGPVLRHIGDGVAVLEAAALGLVAEQLAEAAAVSPAQPGAIGAIGAATERALQHLRQKLLPPLLACGEAERQALLTGLAGGRIAAGPSGAPTRGRPDLLPTGRNFYSVDLRGLPTEAAWDLGRRSAELLLQLHLQEEGDDLRTLALSVWGTATMRNGGEDIGQALALMGVRPVWDGPTRRLVDVEVIPLRLLGRPRVDVTLRISGLFRDAFPQLVGWFNRATGLVAALPEDPGDNPLAASARLEGHGGRIYGSAPGAYGAGLQGLIDSGNWEERGDLGEAFLNWSAWRYDGDPSDGSSGGAIAATADRSGLERRLAQVQVVLHNQDNREHDLLDSDDYYQFQGGLSAAAERLQGQAPALWFGDHSRSQRPRLHRLEREFDKVLRSRLLNPRWIEAMQEHGYKGGFEMAASLDYLFAYDASTGRVPDWGYGAISAAWLEDGSVREFLARSNPWALRDMAERLLEAHHRGLWEGADPLRLEGLRELVLESEGLVEQR, from the coding sequence ATGCATCGACTCGCGTCCATACCCGGGGACAGGACGGCGGACGATGGGGCCCTCTTCGTGGAGCAGCCACCCGCCCCTGTGGTTCTGCTCAGCAGCGCCGACACGGATCTGCTGGCGGTGTCCCAGCTGCTCGCGAGCGAGCCGGAGCTGCTGCCGGCGGAGCTGAGAGCGCTCAACCTGGCGGCGCTGCAACACCCGGCGGTGATCGACCACTACGTGGCCACCACCCTGGCCAGCACCCGCCTGGTGGTGGTGCGGCTGCTGGGGGGCCGCGGTCATTGGAGCTACGGCCTGGAGTGCCTGCGCCACTGGGTGGAGGGCGGCGAGGGCCGCCAGCTGCTGGTGCTGGCCGGAACCGCCGAGGAGGAGCAGGCCCTGGCTGGCCTCGGCAGCCTTGATGGCCCCCTGGCCCTGGCCTGCGCGGCCTGCCTGCGGGAGGGCGGCGCAGCCAATCTGCGCCTGCTGCTCCAGACCCTGGCGGCCCTGCTGGCCGGCAGCCGTCCCGAGCCGCCGTGCCCGATGCCCGCCGCTGACCCCCTGCCCCACGACTGGCGCGACGAGCCCGGCTCCCGGGTGGGGCTGATCCTGTACCGGGCCCTCTGGCAGGCGGGGGATCTGGCGGTGATGGAGGCGCTGCTGGAGGCGCTGCGCCAGCGCGGGCTCTCCCCCAGGGCCCTGTGGGTCAGCAGCCTGCGGGACGGGGCCGTGCAGCGGGGTGTGGCGGATCTGCTGGGGCGGGAGCAGGTGCAGGCGGTGCTCTGCGGCACGGGCTTTGCTTCGGTGTCGTTTGAGGAGGCGGGCCTGGGAGCCCCCCTGTGGGAACGGCTGGGGGTGCCGGTGCTGCAGGTGCTGTGCAGCGGCCGCAGCCGAGAGGCCTGGCAGCAGAGCAGCATCGGCCTGGCCCCGCTCGACCTCAGCCTGCAGGTGGCCCTGCCCGAACTGGATGGGCGCCTCACCACCCGGGTGGGTGCCTTCAAGGAACGCAGCTCCACCAGCGACGCCCTCGCCACCGCCCTGCACCGCTACGAACCGGACCGGGAGCGGCTCGACTGGATCGCCCAGCTCACCGCCGCCTGGACCGACCTGCGGTTGACACCGGCCCCCAAGCGCCGTGTCGCCCTGGTGCTGGCCAACTACCCCAACCGCAACAGTCGCCTGGCCAATGGCGTGGGCCTGGACACCCCCGCCAGCGCCGCCCTGATGCTCGGCTGGCTGGCGGAGGCCGGCTACGACCTGGGGGCGGCCGACGACCTGCCGGCCGATGGCGATGCCCTCATCCACCGGCTCCTGGAGGGCCGCAGCAACGACCCGGAGAGCGGCCATCGTCCTCCCCTGACCCACCTGCCCCTGGCCACCTACCTGGGCTGGTACGCCACCCTCCCGGCGGAGGGCCGCCAGCGGCTGGAGGCGGTCTGGGGGCCGCCCGATACCGACGCGGGCCTGGAACGGCTGACCGGGGGCCCGGCCTTCCCGGTGCGGGGGCTGCGTTTCGGCCGGGTGCTGCTGCTGATCCAGCCCGAGCGCGGCTACGACCGCGATCCGAGCCTCAGCTACCACAGCCCCGACCTGCCCCCCACCCACGCCTACCTGGCCCAGTACCTGTGGCTGCGCCAGAGCTTCGGTGCCCAGGTGGTGGTGCACGTGGGCAAACACGGCAATCTCGAATGGCTTCCAGGGAAGGGGCTGGGCCTGTCGCAGGACTGCTTTCCCGAGTGGGCCCTCGGCCCCCTGCCACACCTCTACCCGTTCATCGTCAACGACCCGGGCGAGGGCAGCCAGGCCAAACGCCGTGCCCAGGCGGTGATCCTCGACCACCTGACCCCACCCCTGGGCCGGGCCGGCCTTCACGGCGACCTCCAGGCCCTGGAGGCCTTGCTCGATGAGTACTGGGAAGCGCGCCAGCTGGGCAGTGCCCGGGCGCCGCTGCTGCGGGAGCGCCTCGGCACCCTGCTGGAGCAGCTGCAACTGCCCGCCATGGCCCTGGTGGATCTGGAAGCCCGGTTGGAGGCGGCCGACGGCTACCTGTGTGAATTGAAAGAGGCCCAGATCCGCCTGGGCCTGCACACCTTCGGCACCTTGCCGGCGCCGGCGAAGCTGGCCGAGCTGTTGCTGTGCCTGGCCCGGGCGCCCCAGGCGGGGGTACCCGGGCTCACCCAGGCCATCGCCCTCGACCTGGGACTGGATCTCGACCCCTGGTCCGATCCGGAGGAGGCCCCCCTCTCCGCCGCCGACCGCGGCCGGCTCACCGCCCCCGGGGAAGGCGGTCCCGTGCTGCGCCACATCGGTGACGGGGTCGCCGTGCTGGAGGCCGCCGCCCTGGGCCTGGTGGCGGAGCAGCTGGCCGAAGCCGCCGCGGTGTCGCCGGCGCAACCGGGGGCGATTGGGGCGATTGGCGCCGCCACCGAGCGGGCCCTCCAGCACCTGCGCCAGAAGCTGCTGCCGCCCCTGCTGGCCTGCGGCGAGGCCGAGCGCCAGGCCCTGCTTACCGGACTGGCCGGCGGTCGCATCGCCGCGGGGCCCTCTGGGGCGCCTACCCGCGGCCGGCCGGACCTGCTGCCCACCGGCCGCAACTTCTACAGCGTCGACCTGCGCGGCCTGCCGACGGAGGCCGCCTGGGACCTGGGACGGCGCAGCGCCGAGTTACTGCTGCAACTCCACCTGCAGGAGGAGGGCGACGACCTGCGCACCCTGGCCCTGTCGGTGTGGGGGACAGCCACCATGCGCAACGGCGGCGAGGACATCGGCCAGGCCCTGGCCCTGATGGGGGTGCGCCCCGTCTGGGATGGCCCGACGCGGCGGTTGGTGGATGTGGAGGTGATTCCCCTGCGCCTGCTCGGCCGTCCTCGGGTGGATGTCACCCTGCGCATCTCCGGCCTGTTCCGGGATGCCTTCCCCCAGCTGGTGGGCTGGTTCAACCGCGCCACCGGCCTGGTGGCGGCCCTGCCGGAAGATCCCGGAGACAATCCCCTGGCGGCCTCAGCCAGGCTCGAAGGCCATGGGGGCCGCATCTACGGCTCGGCGCCTGGGGCCTACGGGGCCGGGCTTCAGGGGCTGATCGACAGCGGCAACTGGGAGGAGCGCGGCGACCTGGGCGAGGCCTTCCTCAACTGGAGCGCCTGGCGCTACGACGGCGATCCCTCCGACGGGTCCAGCGGCGGCGCCATCGCCGCCACGGCCGACCGCAGCGGGCTCGAACGGCGTCTGGCCCAGGTGCAGGTGGTGCTGCACAACCAGGACAACCGGGAGCACGACCTGCTGGATTCCGACGACTACTACCAGTTCCAGGGGGGCCTCAGCGCCGCCGCCGAACGGCTCCAGGGCCAGGCCCCGGCCCTCTGGTTCGGCGACCACTCCCGCAGCCAGCGCCCGCGGCTGCACCGCCTCGAGCGGGAATTCGACAAGGTGCTGCGTTCCCGCCTGCTCAATCCCCGCTGGATCGAGGCCATGCAGGAGCACGGGTACAAGGGCGGCTTCGAGATGGCCGCCAGCCTCGACTACCTGTTCGCCTACGACGCCAGCACCGGGCGGGTGCCGGACTGGGGCTACGGCGCCATCAGCGCGGCCTGGCTGGAGGACGGGAGCGTGCGGGAGTTTCTGGCCCGCTCCAACCCCTGGGCCCTGCGGGACATGGCCGAGCGGCTGCTGGAGGCCCACCACCGGGGCCTGTGGGAAGGGGCCGATCCCCTGCGGCTGGAGGGGCTGAGGGAGCTGGTGCTGGAGAGCGAGGGGCTGGTGGAGCAACGCTGA
- the hemJ gene encoding protoporphyrinogen oxidase HemJ, whose translation MSFPPEAYLWFKTLHIVGVVVWFAGLFYLVRLFIYHREAAELDPPLRQAFETQYAVMERRLANIITTPGMVVAVAMAVGLLLVEPIWLKQAWMHAKLAAVAGLLVYHWFCYRLMGQLQRGECLWSGRQLRALNELPTLLLVLVVMLVVFKNQFPTGAATWFLVALVVFMAASIQFYARWRRLRSERLAQQESGGAAA comes from the coding sequence GTGAGCTTCCCCCCCGAGGCCTACCTCTGGTTCAAGACCCTCCACATCGTCGGGGTGGTGGTGTGGTTCGCCGGGCTGTTCTACCTGGTGCGGTTGTTCATCTATCACCGGGAGGCGGCCGAGCTGGATCCCCCCCTGCGGCAGGCCTTCGAGACCCAGTACGCCGTGATGGAACGGCGCCTGGCCAACATCATCACCACCCCGGGCATGGTGGTGGCCGTGGCCATGGCGGTGGGCCTGCTGCTGGTGGAGCCGATCTGGCTGAAACAGGCCTGGATGCACGCCAAGCTGGCCGCCGTGGCGGGTCTGCTCGTCTACCACTGGTTCTGTTACCGGCTGATGGGCCAGCTTCAGCGGGGTGAATGCCTGTGGAGCGGCCGCCAGCTGCGGGCCCTCAACGAACTGCCCACCCTGCTGCTGGTGCTGGTGGTGATGCTGGTGGTGTTCAAGAACCAGTTTCCCACCGGGGCGGCCACCTGGTTCCTGGTGGCCCTGGTGGTGTTCATGGCTGCCTCTATCCAGTTCTATGCCCGCTGGCGGCGCTTGCGCAGTGAACGGCTGGCCCAACAGGAGAGCGGTGGTGCTGCGGCCTGA